The Urocitellus parryii isolate mUroPar1 chromosome 6, mUroPar1.hap1, whole genome shotgun sequence genome includes a window with the following:
- the Chrm5 gene encoding muscarinic acetylcholine receptor M5 has protein sequence MEGESYFNATMVNSTLVNHQPLERHELWEVITIAAVTAVVSLVTIVGNVLVIISFKINSQLKTVNNYYLLSLACADLIIGVFSMNLYTTYILMGRWALGSLACDLWLALDYVASNASVMNLLVISFDRYFSITRPLTYRAKRTPKRAGIMIGLAWLISFILWAPAILCWQYLVGKRTVPPDECQIQFLSEPTITFGTAIAAFYIPVSVMTILYCRIYRETEKRTKDLADLQGSDSVAEAGKRKPAHRALLRSCLTCPQPTLAQRERNQASWSSSRRSTSTTGKPSQATDPTTDWTKAEQLTTCSSYPSSEDEDKPTTDPVFQVVYKSQEKESPKEEFSAGETKETFVKAQTKKNDCDTPKYFLSPAAANKLKSQKCVAYKFRLVVKADGTQEANNGCRKVKIMPCSFPMSKDPSTKGLDPNLSHQMTKRKRMVLVKERKAAQTLSAILLAFIITWTPYNIMVLVSTFCDKCVPVTLWHLGYWLCYVNSTVNPICYALCNRTFRKTFKMLLLCRWKKKKMEEKLYWQGNSKLP, from the coding sequence ATGGAAGGTGAATCATACTTCAATGCAACCATGGTTAACAGCACCCTGGTAAATCACCAGCCTTTGGAGCGCCATGAACTATGGGAAGTTATTACTATCGCAGCTGTGACTGCTGTGGTCAGCCTAGTCACCATCGTGGGCAACGTCTTGGTCATTATCTCCTTCAAAATCAACAGTCAGCTCAAGACAGTTAACAATTACTACCTGCTGAGCCTAGCCTGTGCAGATCTCATCATTGGGGTCTTCTCCATGAACCTCTATACCACCTACATCCTCATGGGACGCTGGGCTCTTGGGAGTCTGGCTTGTGACCTTTGGCTTGCACTGGACTATGTGGCCAGCAATGCTTCTGTCATGAACCTTCTGGTGATCAGTTTTGACCGTTACTTTTCCATCACAAGACCCCTGACGTATCGGGCCAAGCGTACCCCAAAGCGGGCTGGCATCATGATTGGCTTGGCCTGGCTGATCTCCTTCATCCTCTGGGCCCCAGCCATTCTCTGCTGGCAGTACTTGGTTGGGAAGCGGACAGTACCACCAGATGAGTGCCAGATTCAGTTCCTCTCTGAGCCCACCATCACTTTTGGCACGGCCATTGCTGCCTTCTACATCCCTGTTTCCGTCATGACTATCCTCTACTGCCGAATCTACCGGGAAACAGAGAAGCGAACCAAGGACCTGGCTGACCTCCAGGGTTCTGACTCTGTGGCTGAAGCCGGGAAGAGAAAGCCAGCTCACAGGGCTCTGCTCAGGTCCTGCCTTACCTGCCCTCAACCTACTCTGGCACAGAGGGAAAGGAACCAGGCCTCCTGGTCATCCTCTCGCAGGAGCACTTCCACCACTGGAAAGCCATCCCAAGCCACTGACCCAACCACTGACTGGACCAAAGCTGAACAGCTCACTACCTGCAGCAGCTACCCCTCCTCAGAGGATGAGGACAAGCCCACCACTGaccctgtcttccaagtggtctacaaGAGTCAGGAGAAGGAAAGCCCAAAGGAAGAATTCAGTGCTGGAGAGACAAAGGAGACTTTTGTGAAagctcaaactaaaaaaaatgactgtGACACCCCAAAATACTTCCtgtccccagcagctgctaaTAAACTCAAGAGTCAAAAATGCGTGGCCTATAAGTTCCGATTGGTGGTAAAAGCTGATGGGACCCAAGAGGCCAACAACGGCTGTCGCAAGGTGAAAATCATGCCTTGCTCCTTCCCAATGTCCAAGGACCCTTCAACGAAAGGCCTTGATCCCAATCTCAGCCATCAAATGACCAAACGAAAGAGAATGGTCCTTGTCAAAGAGAGGAAAGCAGCCCAGACCTTGAGTGCCATTCTCCTGGCCTTTATCATCACATGGACTCCTTATAACATCATGGTCCTGGTGTCCACCTTCTGTGACAAGTGTGTCCCTGTCACCCTGTGGCACTTGGGCTATTGGTTGTGCTATGTTAATAGCACCGTCAACCCCATCTGCTACGCCCTCTGCAACAGAACCTTCAGGAAGACCTTTAAGATGCTGCTTCTCTGccgatggaaaaagaaaaaaatggaagagaaattgTACTGGCAGGGGAACAGCAAGCTACCCTGA